ACTATGTATGATGACTATATATGATCAATGTTGTTGCAAGTTTCTCCCGCGAATGCTAAATTTTACATTTCCGGGTCTGATATGAAGCGTACGAATTCGCCCCACAAATCACATCTGCAGCGAACTAAACAAGTTATGTGGGTCGgcattatacggggtctgctagagatgctcttagaaaCCCAGGTCAAATTTGTTGCCGTGTTTCCATGTTTTGATACTGAGCGTATAGGTTTAAGCCGAGTGCCCATGAATTTACGTTGGGCTTACATCCAGATACACGATAATGTTTGATTTTCCTGTACTTTCATCAGGGACAAAACATTGATCAGCCGGTCATCTAGAAGATAGACGTGGCACGTTCGCTTGTTATATATAATATTCGTCGATACCAAGGCCAGTATATTTTATGTACGTGCATGCACGATTACGCGCGAGTACGTACGAGCAAGTTAACAGTTGCGGTCACCATTGCTCATTAAATCAGTACGTACATGCAAAGCTTTCCACTCCTCTAAAGTGCATTTGACGTCGTGCTCCCTTTGAGAACCACTGAAAAACGTCGTCTTCGTCTTGCACACACAATATATATAGAGATACCGCATTACCGCTCGGTCACCAAGCAGCAGGGTATATGGCCATGCCATGGACATAGCTCATAGAGACCACCTCCTTGCAGCCTTCCAcggcgtcgtcgccgtcgccgtgctcctcctctgcctcctcgcaGAGGTTCTCGTCTTCGCCTTGAGGCTGCGCACGGCGCTCTACCTCGTCCCGGTATCTGCGATGCTACTCCTCTGCTTCTTCGGGCGCCGCCCGGCGGACATCGGTCTCGTCGACTTCTCGTGCCTAAAGCCGCCTCGCCGGCTGCGCCTCCCGCTGGCCAAGGTAATCGAGAACTTCAAGCTCTGCGGCTGCTTCAACCGCGACACCGTGGAGTTCATGACCAAGGCCATCCAGGCCGGCGGCATGGGCAACGAGACCTACCTCCCGCCGGCCATGCACTGCATCCCTCCGGCGGCTGCACACGCAGATGCCATCCAGGAGGCGCATGCGCTCTTCTTCCCCACTCTGGACGATCTCTTCGCCAAGACCGGCGTGGCGCCGTCGGCCGTTGGGGCGCTCATTGTCAACTGCAGCGGCTTCTGCCCAGCGCCGTCGCTCACGGCCGTCATCGCCAACCACTACGGGATGCGCAGCGATCTAAAGACCTTTAACCTTTCCGGCATGGGCTGCTCCGCCGGCGTCGTCGCCGTGGACGTTGCGAGCAGCCTGCTGCGGTTGCACTTGCACTCCATGTCCTGTGCCGTTGTCGTCAGCGCCGAGATCTTCGCGGGCAGGTTCTACGTCGGCAATGAGCACGCTAAGCTTCTCCTCAACTGCTACTTCCGCACTGGCTGCTCCGCCGCGCTGGTAACGAACAAACAAGGCATGGCCGCCGGAGTGCCGATCAAGTACCGGCTCGTCAGCTCAACGCGCACAAACCAGATAGCCAACGACCGCAGCTACCGCTCGGGCTACtgggacgacgacgaggagggcaTTGCCGGCTTCACCGTCGGCCAGGGCGTCGGCCGCATGTTCAGCGAAATGCTGCGCGCGCACCTCGCCGCGCTCGGCCTCTCCATCCTGCCGTGGCGCGAGAAGCTGCGCTACATGGccgcgctgctgctgctgtcacTGCGCATACGCCGCCACAAACTCGTCGGCTCCGCCGCGCCGACGCCCGACTTCCGCGTGGCGGCAGACCACTTCTGTCTACCGTCAAACAATCGGCCGATAATATCGAGGCTGGGGCAGGGACTCGGGCTGGGCGAGAGAGAGGTGGAGGCGGCGCTCATGACGTTCCACCGGTTCGGCAACCAGTCGGCGGCGTCGCTGTGGTACCAGCTCGCGTACCTCGAGGCCAAGGGCAGAGTCCGGGAGGGCGACACGGTGTGGCAGCTCGGCGTCGGGAGCGGGCTGAAGGCCAACAGCTTGGTGTGGCAGCg
This window of the Triticum aestivum cultivar Chinese Spring chromosome 5D, IWGSC CS RefSeq v2.1, whole genome shotgun sequence genome carries:
- the LOC123123742 gene encoding 3-ketoacyl-CoA synthase 4-like encodes the protein MDIAHRDHLLAAFHGVVAVAVLLLCLLAEVLVFALRLRTALYLVPVSAMLLLCFFGRRPADIGLVDFSCLKPPRRLRLPLAKVIENFKLCGCFNRDTVEFMTKAIQAGGMGNETYLPPAMHCIPPAAAHADAIQEAHALFFPTLDDLFAKTGVAPSAVGALIVNCSGFCPAPSLTAVIANHYGMRSDLKTFNLSGMGCSAGVVAVDVASSLLRLHLHSMSCAVVVSAEIFAGRFYVGNEHAKLLLNCYFRTGCSAALVTNKQGMAAGVPIKYRLVSSTRTNQIANDRSYRSGYWDDDEEGIAGFTVGQGVGRMFSEMLRAHLAALGLSILPWREKLRYMAALLLLSLRIRRHKLVGSAAPTPDFRVAADHFCLPSNNRPIISRLGQGLGLGEREVEAALMTFHRFGNQSAASLWYQLAYLEAKGRVREGDTVWQLGVGSGLKANSLVWQRVAGAGGRDGRGALGPWVDCIHRYPIKES